The following proteins are co-located in the Theropithecus gelada isolate Dixy chromosome 19, Tgel_1.0, whole genome shotgun sequence genome:
- the ZSCAN5B gene encoding zinc finger and SCAN domain-containing protein 5B isoform X2, translated as MAANCTPSWGQREPCNRPRSETPWSVASPGTQLGNHRRNPETWHLNFRLFSCSEDSDPIQALRKLTELCHLWLRPDLHTKEQILDMLVMEQFMISMPQELQVLVKVNDVRSCKDLEDLLRNHRRPKKWSVVNLLGKEYLMLDSDVEMAEAPASVRDDPRGMSSQRASSVNQMRPWKGQARRELQTLPRVPAPSRRQEEDFRLPKTIVMKGGPKTLRPKPTLEKGLNVDRKENPGLTSPEPQLPNGPTDLVRAKEGKEPRKRASVENVDADTPSACVVEREASTHSGNGGEPLNLSSSKPDATSISQEEPQGDVTPVGNRESPGQAEINPVHSPGPASPASHPNGQEAKALPSIVCDVCNKSFKYFSQLSIHRRSHTGERPFQCDLCWKRFLQPSDLRVHQRVHTGERPYSCDVCQKRFAHESTLQGHKRIHTGEKPFKCKYCSKVFSHKGNLNVHQRTHSGEKPYECPKCQKSFRQLGTFKRHLKTHQETTSQ; from the exons ATGGCTGCAAATTGCACACCCTCATGGGGTCAGAGAGAACCCTGCAACAGACCTAGGTCAGAGACTCCATGGTCTGTGGCATCCCCGGGAACTCAACTTGGAAATCACCGCAGGAACCCTGAGACTTGGCACCTGAACTTCAGGTTGTTCAGCTGCTCGGAGGATTCGGACCCCATCCAGGCTCTGAGGAAACTCACTGAGCTGTGCCATCTGTGGCTGAGGCCCGACCTCCACACCAAAGAGCAGATCCTGGACATGCTGGTGATGGAGCAGTTCATGATCTCCATGCCCCAGGAGCTCCAGGTCTTAGTCAAGGTGAACGACGTGCGGAGCTGCAAAGACCTGGAGGACCTGCTGCGAAATCACCGAAGACCCAAGAAATGG TCTGTGGTCAACTTGCTCGGCAAAGAATATCTTATGCTGGACTCAGATGTCGAGATGGCTGAAGCCCCCGCCAGTGTCAGGGATGATCCGAGAGGCATGTCCAGCCAGCGGGCCTCCTCTGTGAACCAGATGCGTCCATGGAAAGGCCAGGCCCGCCGAGAGCTGCAGACCCTGCCCAGGGTCCCTGCACCGTCCAGGAGGCAG GAGGAGGACTTCCGACTGCCAAAGACTATTGTCATGAAAGGAGGTCCAAAGACTCTGAGACCCAAGCCGACCTTGGAGAAGGGTCTGAACGTAGACAGAAAGGAGAACCCAGGACTTACATCCCCAGAGCCTCAGCTTCCAAACGGTCCCA CAGATCTGGTGAGAGCAAAGGAGGGGAAGGAACCCCGGAAAAGAGCTTCTGTGGAAAATGTGGATGCCGACACACCTTCTGCCTGCGTTGTGGAGAGAGAAGCTTCGACTCACAGCGGGAACGGTGGAGAGCCTCTGAATCTGAGCAGTTCCAAACCAGACGCCACCTCCATTTCCCAGGAAGAGCCTCAAGGAGATGTCACACCTGTGGGCAACAGAGAATCCCCGGGACAAGCTGAGATCAATCCAGTTCATTCCCCGGGCCCTGCGAGCCCAGCCAGTCACCCCAATGGCCAAGAAGCCAAGGCCCTGCCGTCCATTGTGTGTGACGTGTGCAATAAATCGTTTAAGTATTTTTCCCAGCTAAGCATCCACAGGAGATCACACACAGGAGAGAGACCCTTTCAATGCGATCTCTGTTGGAAGCGCTTCTTGCAGCCCTCCGACCTCCGAGTTCACCAGCGAGTCCACACTGGCGAGAGGCCCTATTCGTGTGATGTCTGCCAAAAGCGGTTTGCCCACGAGTCCACCTTACAGGGCCACAAGAGGATCCACACCGGGGAGAAGCCGTTCAAATGTAAATACTGCAGCAAAGTTTTCAGCCACAAGGGGAACCTGAACGTTCACCAGCGCACTCACTCCGGAGAGAAGCCCTACGAATGTCCCAAGTGTCAAAAGTCCTTCCGTCAGCTGGGGACGTTCAAGCGTCACCTGAAAACACACCAGGAAACCACCTCCCAGTGA
- the ZSCAN5B gene encoding zinc finger and SCAN domain-containing protein 5B isoform X1: MGRRREPETGPQSLRFCINRRSSAPGPLESASQSEEVGGGSREGDMAANCTPSWGQREPCNRPRSETPWSVASPGTQLGNHRRNPETWHLNFRLFSCSEDSDPIQALRKLTELCHLWLRPDLHTKEQILDMLVMEQFMISMPQELQVLVKVNDVRSCKDLEDLLRNHRRPKKWSVVNLLGKEYLMLDSDVEMAEAPASVRDDPRGMSSQRASSVNQMRPWKGQARRELQTLPRVPAPSRRQEEDFRLPKTIVMKGGPKTLRPKPTLEKGLNVDRKENPGLTSPEPQLPNGPNLVRAKEGKEPRKRASVENVDADTPSACVVEREASTHSGNGGEPLNLSSSKPDATSISQEEPQGDVTPVGNRESPGQAEINPVHSPGPASPASHPNGQEAKALPSIVCDVCNKSFKYFSQLSIHRRSHTGERPFQCDLCWKRFLQPSDLRVHQRVHTGERPYSCDVCQKRFAHESTLQGHKRIHTGEKPFKCKYCSKVFSHKGNLNVHQRTHSGEKPYECPKCQKSFRQLGTFKRHLKTHQETTSQ, translated from the exons ATGGGGCGGCGCAGGGAACCGGAAACGGGGCCTCAGTCCCTCCGCTTCTGCATAAATAGACGCAGTTCAGCTCCAGGCCCGTTGGAGAGCGCATCCCAGAGCGAGGAGGTTGGCGGCGGAAGCCGGGAAGGAG ATATGGCTGCAAATTGCACACCCTCATGGGGTCAGAGAGAACCCTGCAACAGACCTAGGTCAGAGACTCCATGGTCTGTGGCATCCCCGGGAACTCAACTTGGAAATCACCGCAGGAACCCTGAGACTTGGCACCTGAACTTCAGGTTGTTCAGCTGCTCGGAGGATTCGGACCCCATCCAGGCTCTGAGGAAACTCACTGAGCTGTGCCATCTGTGGCTGAGGCCCGACCTCCACACCAAAGAGCAGATCCTGGACATGCTGGTGATGGAGCAGTTCATGATCTCCATGCCCCAGGAGCTCCAGGTCTTAGTCAAGGTGAACGACGTGCGGAGCTGCAAAGACCTGGAGGACCTGCTGCGAAATCACCGAAGACCCAAGAAATGG TCTGTGGTCAACTTGCTCGGCAAAGAATATCTTATGCTGGACTCAGATGTCGAGATGGCTGAAGCCCCCGCCAGTGTCAGGGATGATCCGAGAGGCATGTCCAGCCAGCGGGCCTCCTCTGTGAACCAGATGCGTCCATGGAAAGGCCAGGCCCGCCGAGAGCTGCAGACCCTGCCCAGGGTCCCTGCACCGTCCAGGAGGCAG GAGGAGGACTTCCGACTGCCAAAGACTATTGTCATGAAAGGAGGTCCAAAGACTCTGAGACCCAAGCCGACCTTGGAGAAGGGTCTGAACGTAGACAGAAAGGAGAACCCAGGACTTACATCCCCAGAGCCTCAGCTTCCAAACGGTCCCA ATCTGGTGAGAGCAAAGGAGGGGAAGGAACCCCGGAAAAGAGCTTCTGTGGAAAATGTGGATGCCGACACACCTTCTGCCTGCGTTGTGGAGAGAGAAGCTTCGACTCACAGCGGGAACGGTGGAGAGCCTCTGAATCTGAGCAGTTCCAAACCAGACGCCACCTCCATTTCCCAGGAAGAGCCTCAAGGAGATGTCACACCTGTGGGCAACAGAGAATCCCCGGGACAAGCTGAGATCAATCCAGTTCATTCCCCGGGCCCTGCGAGCCCAGCCAGTCACCCCAATGGCCAAGAAGCCAAGGCCCTGCCGTCCATTGTGTGTGACGTGTGCAATAAATCGTTTAAGTATTTTTCCCAGCTAAGCATCCACAGGAGATCACACACAGGAGAGAGACCCTTTCAATGCGATCTCTGTTGGAAGCGCTTCTTGCAGCCCTCCGACCTCCGAGTTCACCAGCGAGTCCACACTGGCGAGAGGCCCTATTCGTGTGATGTCTGCCAAAAGCGGTTTGCCCACGAGTCCACCTTACAGGGCCACAAGAGGATCCACACCGGGGAGAAGCCGTTCAAATGTAAATACTGCAGCAAAGTTTTCAGCCACAAGGGGAACCTGAACGTTCACCAGCGCACTCACTCCGGAGAGAAGCCCTACGAATGTCCCAAGTGTCAAAAGTCCTTCCGTCAGCTGGGGACGTTCAAGCGTCACCTGAAAACACACCAGGAAACCACCTCCCAGTGA